One segment of Deinococcus metalli DNA contains the following:
- a CDS encoding AAC(3) family N-acetyltransferase — protein MLNLLRKPAVTPADLERGLADLGLDGTQHVMVHASLKSFGTLEGGARGAVDALLASTATLVAPAFTYSTLLTRPTSLSSARFHRDMRVSRDIGRVPQEMVERADALRSAHPTLSFIALGERAADITAAQSLDSPYRPVGALYDLDGYALLMGVDHGSNTSIHYGEHLAGMPLLTRYVHTPQGVLPTAFPNCSADFENLAPELEGQYRSVRVGSSDLHLYPVRALVDTTVAFLTRHPEGLLCTYRGCRCQEVRGMVRQRGLTPRPHAGL, from the coding sequence GTGCTGAACCTGCTGCGCAAACCCGCCGTCACGCCCGCCGACCTGGAGCGGGGACTGGCGGACCTGGGGCTCGACGGCACGCAGCATGTCATGGTCCACGCCAGCCTGAAGTCCTTCGGAACGCTGGAAGGCGGCGCCCGCGGCGCGGTAGACGCGCTGCTCGCCAGCACCGCCACGCTGGTCGCGCCGGCCTTCACGTACTCCACGCTGCTCACGCGTCCCACGTCGCTGTCCTCGGCGCGCTTCCACCGCGACATGAGGGTCAGCCGCGACATCGGCCGCGTGCCGCAGGAGATGGTCGAGCGGGCCGACGCCCTGCGCTCGGCGCACCCCACCCTGAGCTTCATCGCGCTGGGCGAGCGGGCCGCCGACATCACGGCCGCGCAGAGCCTCGACAGCCCGTACCGGCCCGTGGGCGCGCTGTACGACCTGGACGGCTACGCCCTGCTGATGGGCGTGGACCACGGCAGCAACACGTCCATCCACTACGGCGAGCACCTGGCAGGCATGCCGCTGCTGACGCGCTACGTGCACACGCCGCAGGGCGTGCTGCCGACCGCGTTTCCGAACTGCTCGGCGGATTTCGAGAACCTCGCCCCGGAACTCGAGGGCCAGTACCGATCGGTGAGGGTCGGGTCGTCTGACCTGCACCTGTACCCGGTGCGCGCGCTGGTGGACACCACCGTGGCGTTCCTGACCCGCCACCCCGAAGGACTGCTGTGCACGTACCGCGGCTGCCGCTGCCAGGAGGTGCGCGGCATGGTGCGCCAGCGCGGGCTCACGCCCCGCCCGCACGCCGGACTGTAG
- the glnA gene encoding type I glutamate--ammonia ligase: MSPHRPPTTPPTSDEVLRALHEGEVKFLRLQFTDILGTTKNVEVPRSQFAKALSGDVTFDGSAVEGFTRVEESDMLLRPDLSTFLIYPQFSREEGERGRVARLICDVSLPDGTPFTGDPRYVLKQQIGRARALGFEMFVGTEPEFFLFERTAGGLGSTVTHDKAGYFDLAPIDKGERIRREITNKLVEMGFEIEAAHHEVAPGQHEIDFRYAPALETADRIATFKFVVKRVALEYGLLASFLPKPMPSVNGSGMHCHLSLFRDGANAFTDPAGEYGLSTTARQFIAGLLDHAQGITAITNPLVNSYKRLVPGFEAPVNIAWSTSNRSALIRIPAKRGNSTRAEVRMPDPSCNPYLALAVMLAAGLDGIEQDMEPAPAIQRNIFRMTVREKRHHRVKELPTDLREAVEELQKDEVIARALGEHVLDHFVEAKMAEWREYSATVHAWELERYLDLV; encoded by the coding sequence GTGAGTCCCCACCGCCCGCCCACCACTCCCCCCACGTCCGACGAGGTGCTGCGCGCCCTGCACGAGGGCGAGGTCAAGTTCCTGCGCCTCCAGTTCACCGACATCCTGGGCACCACCAAGAACGTGGAGGTGCCGCGCTCGCAGTTCGCCAAGGCGCTGAGCGGCGACGTGACCTTCGACGGCAGCGCGGTCGAGGGCTTCACGCGGGTCGAGGAATCCGACATGCTGCTGCGCCCGGACCTGAGCACCTTCCTGATCTACCCGCAGTTCTCGCGCGAGGAAGGCGAGCGCGGCCGGGTCGCCCGCCTGATCTGCGACGTGTCGCTGCCGGACGGCACGCCGTTTACCGGCGATCCCCGCTACGTCCTCAAGCAGCAGATCGGGCGCGCACGCGCCCTGGGCTTCGAGATGTTCGTCGGCACCGAGCCCGAGTTCTTCCTGTTCGAGCGCACGGCCGGCGGACTGGGCAGCACCGTCACGCACGACAAGGCCGGATACTTCGACCTCGCGCCCATCGACAAGGGTGAGCGCATCCGGCGCGAGATCACCAACAAGCTGGTCGAGATGGGATTCGAGATCGAGGCCGCACACCACGAGGTCGCGCCCGGTCAGCACGAGATCGATTTCCGCTACGCCCCGGCGCTGGAAACGGCCGACCGCATCGCCACCTTCAAGTTCGTGGTCAAGCGCGTGGCGCTGGAATACGGCCTGCTGGCGAGCTTCCTGCCCAAGCCGATGCCCTCGGTGAACGGCAGCGGCATGCACTGCCACCTCAGCCTGTTCCGGGACGGCGCGAACGCCTTCACCGACCCGGCCGGCGAGTACGGGCTGTCCACCACGGCGCGGCAGTTTATCGCCGGGCTGCTGGACCACGCGCAGGGCATCACGGCCATCACCAACCCGCTGGTGAACAGCTACAAGCGTCTGGTGCCGGGCTTCGAGGCGCCGGTGAACATCGCGTGGAGCACCAGCAACCGCTCGGCGCTGATCCGCATTCCGGCCAAACGCGGCAACTCCACGCGGGCCGAGGTCCGCATGCCCGATCCGAGCTGCAATCCCTACCTGGCGCTGGCGGTGATGCTGGCCGCCGGTCTGGACGGCATCGAGCAGGACATGGAGCCGGCTCCGGCCATCCAGCGCAACATCTTCCGCATGACGGTGCGCGAGAAACGGCACCACCGCGTCAAGGAGCTGCCCACGGACCTGCGCGAGGCAGTCGAGGAACTCCAGAAAGACGAGGTGATCGCCCGCGCGCTCGGTGAGCACGTGCTCGATCACTTCGTGGAGGCAAAGATGGCCGAGTGGAGGGAGTACTCCGCGACCGTACACGCGTGGGAACTGGAGCGCTATCTCGACCTCGTGTGA
- a CDS encoding glutamine synthetase III family protein, which yields MNHDFDVISAARNWRTDATPSANPHDVVSDVYASDVLTLEQLKTRLSKPVYKSLQATLERGETLDPSIADTVALAMKTWAMEKGATHYTHWFHPLTGATAEKHDSFVSPNGDGLAIASFSGKELIQAEPDASSFPSGGLRATFEARGYTAWDASSPAFIMRHANGATLCIPTAFASWTGEALDTKTPLLRSVEALNKAVSPALALFGASEGTRVGSSLGAEQEYFLIAEEYFYRRPDLVMTGRTLFGAQPPRGQELEDHYFGAIPDRVLSFMTDAETQMYALGIPVKTRHNEVAPGQFEIAPIYEDSNVAADHQQLIMQILRNTARKYGLVALLHEKPFAGVNGSGKHCNWSMATNAGENLLEPGDTPHENMQFLFFCSAVIKAVDDHQDLLRISVASASNDHRLGANEAPPAILSIFLGSELSEIFDRLESGQGGRGAEAGLLGLGTSVLPPLPRHAGDRNRTSPFAFTGNKFEFRAAGSSQSISFPITVLNLIVADAVTQLTADLKAKLDGGADLNSAVADLVKSTYAAHKRIVFNGDGYSDAWHQEAEHTRGLLNLRTSLDAIEHLTDDKNKALFEKFAVLSDRELAARQEIMYDIYFKTVNIEGETTEYMARTMILPAAVKYLGDLHAAGDGRAVKGVAGEVSSAADELYDAVQTLSAQNAAQGGEEVHEKAHHMRDHVLPAMLDVRKAADKLEKVVAEQHWPLPTYRQMLFVK from the coding sequence ATGAACCATGATTTCGACGTGATCTCTGCCGCCCGCAACTGGCGCACCGACGCCACGCCCAGCGCCAATCCGCATGACGTCGTGTCCGACGTGTATGCCAGCGACGTCCTGACCCTCGAACAGCTCAAGACCCGCCTGAGCAAGCCCGTGTACAAGAGCCTCCAGGCGACGCTGGAGCGCGGCGAGACGCTCGATCCCAGCATCGCGGACACGGTCGCGCTGGCCATGAAGACGTGGGCGATGGAGAAGGGTGCCACGCACTACACGCACTGGTTCCACCCGCTGACCGGCGCCACCGCCGAGAAGCACGACTCCTTCGTGTCCCCGAACGGCGACGGCCTCGCCATCGCGTCCTTCAGCGGCAAGGAACTGATCCAGGCCGAGCCGGACGCCAGCTCCTTCCCGTCCGGCGGCCTGCGCGCGACCTTCGAGGCCCGCGGCTACACGGCGTGGGACGCGAGCAGCCCGGCGTTCATCATGCGCCACGCCAACGGCGCGACCCTGTGCATCCCCACGGCCTTCGCGTCGTGGACCGGCGAGGCGCTGGACACCAAGACCCCGCTGCTGCGTTCGGTCGAGGCGCTGAACAAGGCCGTATCGCCCGCCCTGGCGCTGTTCGGGGCCAGCGAGGGCACCCGCGTGGGCAGCAGCCTGGGCGCCGAGCAGGAGTACTTCCTGATCGCCGAGGAGTACTTCTACCGCCGCCCCGACCTGGTCATGACCGGCCGCACGCTGTTCGGCGCGCAGCCCCCGCGCGGCCAGGAACTCGAGGACCACTACTTCGGGGCCATCCCGGACCGCGTGCTGAGCTTCATGACCGACGCCGAGACGCAGATGTACGCGCTGGGCATCCCGGTCAAGACGCGCCACAACGAGGTCGCGCCCGGCCAGTTCGAGATCGCGCCCATCTACGAGGACAGCAACGTCGCCGCCGACCACCAGCAGCTGATCATGCAGATCCTGCGCAACACCGCCCGCAAGTACGGCCTGGTCGCGCTGCTGCACGAGAAGCCCTTTGCCGGCGTGAACGGCAGCGGCAAGCACTGCAACTGGAGCATGGCCACCAACGCCGGCGAGAACCTGCTGGAGCCCGGCGACACCCCGCACGAGAACATGCAGTTCCTGTTCTTCTGCTCGGCCGTGATCAAGGCCGTGGACGACCATCAGGACCTGCTGCGCATCAGCGTGGCCAGCGCCAGCAACGACCACCGCCTGGGTGCCAACGAGGCGCCGCCCGCGATCCTCTCGATCTTCCTGGGCAGCGAGCTGAGTGAGATCTTCGACCGCCTGGAAAGCGGCCAGGGCGGGCGCGGCGCCGAGGCCGGCCTGCTGGGCCTGGGCACCAGCGTGCTGCCGCCGCTGCCCCGCCACGCCGGTGACCGCAACCGCACCAGCCCGTTCGCCTTCACCGGCAACAAGTTCGAGTTCCGTGCGGCTGGCAGCTCGCAGAGCATCTCCTTCCCGATCACCGTGCTGAACCTGATCGTCGCGGACGCTGTGACGCAGCTCACCGCCGACCTGAAGGCCAAGCTGGACGGCGGCGCCGACCTGAATTCGGCCGTGGCCGACCTCGTCAAGAGCACCTATGCCGCCCACAAGCGCATCGTGTTCAACGGCGACGGCTACTCCGACGCGTGGCACCAGGAAGCCGAGCACACCCGCGGCCTGCTGAACCTGCGCACGTCGCTGGACGCCATCGAGCACCTGACGGACGACAAGAACAAGGCCCTGTTCGAGAAGTTCGCCGTGCTGTCGGACCGTGAACTGGCCGCGCGCCAGGAAATCATGTACGACATCTACTTCAAGACGGTGAACATCGAGGGCGAGACCACCGAGTACATGGCCCGCACCATGATCCTGCCCGCCGCCGTGAAGTACCTGGGCGACCTGCACGCCGCCGGTGACGGCCGCGCGGTCAAGGGCGTGGCCGGCGAGGTCAGCTCGGCCGCCGACGAGCTGTACGACGCGGTGCAGACCCTCAGCGCCCAGAACGCGGCGCAGGGCGGCGAGGAAGTGCACGAGAAGGCGCACCACATGCGCGACCACGTGCTGCCCGCCATGCTGGACGTCCGCAAGGCCGCCGACAAGCTGGAGAAGGTCGTGGCCGAGCAGCACTGGCCGCTGCCCACGTACCGCCAGATGCTTTTCGTGAAGTAA
- a CDS encoding FAD-dependent oxidoreductase yields the protein MSLPYTPDRPLRVAVIGSGPSGVFATEALLKSDLSVEVDVYDRLPTPYGLVRYGVAPDHLTIKSVTRGFEKTLSDPRVRFLGNVEFGRDLTHEDARSLYDAVVYTVGASSDRRLGIPGEDLRGSMSATEFVAWYNGHPDAATRDLTLEATGVAVIGVGNVALDVSRILVKTVAELRESDIAAHALPVLERSAVKDVWVLGRRGAAQAKFTTKELREFGELEGAEPVVKPAEVQVDEAAETAITDNTVKKNLDVLRDFAVRTPEGKDRRIHLRFLVSPVEIVDDGHGNVGGLKIERNTLDEGGNAVGTGEFEVLPVQLVLRSVGYKGVELPGVPFDARRGVIPNTEGRVDGRPGEYTAGWIKRGPSGVIGTNRKDATDTVAHLLADARSGALPAAARPARADVDALLASRGVDVYSFHDWQVLDAHELAQGQAQGRPRHKVVHRAEMLTHRKG from the coding sequence ATGAGCCTTCCCTACACCCCAGACCGTCCCCTGCGCGTCGCCGTGATCGGCAGCGGCCCCAGCGGCGTGTTCGCCACCGAGGCCCTCCTGAAGTCCGACCTGAGCGTGGAGGTGGATGTCTACGACCGACTGCCCACGCCCTACGGCCTGGTGCGCTACGGCGTGGCGCCGGACCACCTCACCATCAAGAGCGTGACGCGCGGCTTCGAGAAGACGCTGTCCGATCCGCGCGTGCGCTTCCTGGGCAACGTGGAGTTCGGCCGTGACCTGACCCATGAGGACGCCCGGTCGCTGTACGACGCCGTGGTGTACACCGTCGGGGCGAGCAGCGACCGCCGCCTCGGCATTCCCGGCGAGGACCTGCGCGGCTCCATGAGCGCCACCGAGTTCGTCGCGTGGTACAACGGCCACCCCGACGCCGCGACCCGCGACCTGACCCTGGAGGCGACCGGCGTGGCCGTGATCGGCGTGGGCAACGTGGCGCTGGACGTCAGCCGGATCCTGGTCAAGACGGTGGCGGAACTGCGCGAGTCGGACATCGCCGCGCACGCGCTGCCGGTGCTGGAGCGCAGCGCCGTGAAGGACGTGTGGGTGCTGGGCCGCCGCGGCGCCGCGCAGGCGAAGTTCACCACCAAGGAACTGCGCGAGTTCGGGGAACTGGAGGGCGCCGAGCCCGTCGTGAAGCCCGCCGAGGTGCAGGTGGACGAGGCGGCCGAGACCGCCATCACCGACAACACCGTGAAGAAGAATCTGGATGTGCTGCGAGACTTCGCCGTCCGTACGCCGGAAGGCAAGGACCGCCGCATCCACCTGCGTTTCCTGGTCTCTCCGGTCGAGATCGTGGACGACGGGCACGGCAACGTGGGCGGCCTGAAAATCGAGCGCAACACCCTGGACGAGGGCGGCAACGCGGTGGGCACCGGCGAGTTCGAGGTTCTGCCGGTGCAACTGGTGCTGCGGTCGGTGGGCTACAAGGGCGTGGAGTTGCCGGGCGTGCCCTTCGACGCGCGCCGGGGTGTGATTCCCAACACGGAGGGCCGGGTGGACGGCCGCCCCGGCGAGTACACCGCCGGGTGGATCAAGCGCGGCCCCAGCGGCGTGATCGGCACGAACCGCAAGGACGCCACCGACACCGTCGCGCACCTGCTGGCCGACGCGCGCTCCGGTGCGCTGCCCGCCGCCGCCCGGCCCGCCCGCGCGGACGTGGACGCCCTGCTGGCGTCACGCGGCGTGGACGTCTATTCCTTCCACGACTGGCAGGTGCTCGACGCGCACGAGCTGGCGCAGGGGCAGGCGCAGGGCCGCCCCCGCCACAAGGTCGTGCACCGCGCCGAGATGCTCACGCACCGCAAGGGCTGA
- the gyrA gene encoding DNA gyrase subunit A produces the protein MTGIHPVDITSEVKTNFINYAMNVIVDRALPDVRDGLKPVQRRIMYAMLLEGLYANQKHAKSASVVGEVMKKYHPHGDSSIYDAMVRLGQWWNMRYPMVHPQGNFGSIDGDPPAAMRYTEARMTKVAEEVLADLEKETVDLKPNYDETTEEPTVLPSAVPNLLINGASGIAVGMATNIPPHNLTEICNGLLALIDNPNLGLDGMMEHVKGPDFPTGGRISQAGIREAYATGHGGLKVRGKARIEEKNGRNQIIVSEIPYQVNKTNLIQTISAMYKAGKIPDISALRDESDRKDPVRIVIELKRGAIPTLVLNQLYKYTQLQGTFTIINLSIVNGEPRVLPLVDTMRYFLDHRRDVVTRRTRYDLRKAEERAHVLEGLLKALDHIDEVISLIRASNTGAEARDSLMARFGLSEIQSQAILDMRLQRLVGLEREKLQSEYDELQKTIAFLRSILGDEGLLWKEIKKEIRAIRDNYGDERRSTITLLEDDISKEDLIAVEDMVITMTKAGYLKRTNLDAYRAQSRGGRGSSGGKLREEDVNTRVFVGSTHDFLLFFTDKGRVFHEKIYDLPEAGRDAKGTHIRNLLPSLREDENIASVLSVKGFEETGCFIFATRSGVVKKTLITDYGNITSAGLIAINLQPGDELISVGIVQDGDHVVLATRNGKAMRFESSEVRDTGRATQGVIGIRLREGEQDAVVSMALVPGGDEQSELLAVSECGLGKRTPVGDYPAKGRGGMGVITLDVTEKTGKLVTLARVAGDEELMVLTEKGTVIRTRVEEVRVTGRNAQGVKVINIADKDSVISAFPIRREDQV, from the coding sequence ATGACTGGAATTCATCCCGTTGACATCACCAGCGAAGTCAAGACCAATTTCATCAACTACGCCATGAACGTGATCGTGGACCGCGCGCTGCCGGACGTGCGCGACGGTCTCAAGCCCGTGCAGCGGCGGATCATGTACGCCATGCTGCTCGAGGGCCTGTACGCCAACCAGAAGCACGCCAAGTCGGCGTCGGTGGTCGGCGAGGTCATGAAGAAGTACCACCCGCACGGCGACAGCAGCATCTACGACGCGATGGTGCGCCTGGGCCAGTGGTGGAACATGCGCTACCCGATGGTCCACCCGCAGGGGAACTTCGGCTCCATCGACGGCGATCCGCCCGCCGCCATGCGCTACACCGAGGCGCGCATGACCAAGGTCGCCGAGGAAGTCCTGGCCGATCTGGAAAAGGAAACGGTCGACCTCAAGCCCAACTACGACGAGACGACCGAGGAACCCACGGTGCTGCCCTCGGCGGTGCCGAACCTGCTGATCAACGGTGCGTCGGGCATCGCCGTGGGCATGGCGACGAACATCCCGCCCCACAACCTGACCGAGATCTGCAACGGCCTGCTCGCGCTGATCGACAACCCGAATCTGGGCCTCGACGGCATGATGGAGCACGTGAAGGGCCCGGACTTCCCGACCGGCGGGCGCATCTCGCAGGCGGGCATCCGTGAAGCCTACGCGACCGGCCACGGCGGCCTGAAGGTGCGCGGCAAGGCCCGCATCGAGGAGAAGAACGGCCGCAACCAGATCATCGTCAGCGAGATCCCGTATCAGGTGAACAAGACCAACCTGATCCAGACGATCTCGGCGATGTACAAGGCCGGCAAGATCCCTGACATCTCGGCCCTGCGCGACGAGTCCGACCGCAAGGACCCGGTGCGGATCGTGATCGAACTCAAGCGCGGCGCGATTCCCACCCTGGTCCTGAACCAGCTGTACAAGTACACGCAGCTCCAGGGCACCTTCACGATCATCAACCTCAGCATCGTCAACGGTGAGCCGCGCGTGCTGCCGCTGGTCGATACCATGCGCTACTTCCTGGATCACCGCCGCGACGTGGTCACGCGCCGCACGCGCTACGACCTGCGCAAGGCCGAGGAACGCGCCCACGTGCTGGAGGGGCTGCTCAAGGCGCTCGACCACATCGACGAGGTCATCTCGCTGATCCGAGCGAGCAACACCGGCGCCGAGGCCCGTGACTCGCTGATGGCGCGCTTCGGACTCTCCGAGATCCAGTCGCAGGCGATCCTGGACATGCGGCTCCAGCGGCTGGTCGGCCTGGAACGCGAGAAGCTCCAGAGCGAGTACGACGAACTGCAGAAGACCATTGCCTTCCTGCGCTCGATCCTGGGCGACGAGGGCCTGCTGTGGAAGGAGATCAAGAAGGAGATCCGCGCGATCCGCGACAATTACGGCGACGAGCGGCGCAGCACGATCACCCTGCTGGAAGACGACATCAGCAAGGAAGACCTGATCGCGGTCGAGGACATGGTCATCACCATGACCAAGGCCGGGTACCTCAAGCGCACGAACCTGGACGCCTACCGTGCCCAGAGCCGGGGCGGACGCGGATCGAGCGGCGGCAAGCTGCGCGAGGAGGACGTGAACACCCGCGTGTTCGTGGGCAGCACCCACGATTTCCTGCTGTTCTTCACCGACAAGGGCCGCGTGTTCCACGAGAAGATCTACGACCTGCCGGAAGCGGGCCGGGACGCCAAGGGCACGCATATCCGCAACCTGCTGCCCAGCCTGCGCGAGGACGAGAACATCGCGTCGGTGCTGAGCGTGAAGGGCTTCGAGGAAACGGGCTGCTTCATCTTCGCCACCAGGAGCGGCGTGGTGAAAAAGACCCTGATCACCGACTACGGCAACATCACGTCGGCAGGTCTGATCGCCATCAACCTTCAGCCCGGCGACGAGCTGATCAGCGTCGGGATCGTGCAGGACGGCGATCACGTGGTACTGGCGACCCGCAACGGCAAGGCCATGCGCTTCGAGTCGAGCGAGGTGCGTGACACCGGCCGCGCCACCCAGGGCGTGATCGGCATCCGCCTGCGCGAGGGCGAGCAGGACGCCGTGGTCAGCATGGCCCTGGTGCCCGGCGGCGACGAGCAGAGCGAGCTGCTGGCCGTCAGCGAATGCGGCCTGGGCAAGCGCACTCCGGTCGGGGACTACCCGGCCAAGGGCCGCGGCGGCATGGGCGTGATCACGCTGGACGTGACCGAGAAGACCGGGAAGCTCGTGACGCTCGCCCGCGTGGCCGGCGACGAGGAACTGATGGTGCTGACCGAAAAAGGCACCGTGATCCGCACCCGCGTGGAGGAGGTCCGCGTCACGGGCCGCAACGCGCAGGGCGTGAAGGTGATCAACATCGCGGACAAGGACTCCGTGATCAGCGCCTTCCCGATCCGCCGCGAGGATCAGGTCTAA
- a CDS encoding Type 1 glutamine amidotransferase-like domain-containing protein, producing MNFLLTSAGIRNPSIHGALVDLLDKPVTEATALCIPTAVLPFPGGPTLAYRFITGATDNPMCELGWKSLGVLDLTALPSIRRESWVAAVQEADALLVQGGDVWYLSRWMRESGLADLLPSLRSTVYVGISAGSMVTAPVFGETYDDPHAPYVIDQGLGLVDFALLPHLDHADHPESTTSKVARMAAEVPVPTYGIDDQTAIKVRDGHVEVVSEGTWKVFAP from the coding sequence ATGAACTTTCTACTGACGTCCGCCGGCATCAGGAACCCCAGCATCCACGGCGCGCTGGTGGATCTGCTGGACAAACCGGTCACTGAAGCCACTGCCCTGTGCATTCCCACGGCGGTCCTCCCCTTTCCGGGCGGGCCGACCCTGGCCTACCGGTTCATCACCGGCGCGACCGACAACCCCATGTGCGAGCTGGGGTGGAAGTCGCTGGGCGTGCTGGACCTCACGGCGCTGCCCAGCATCCGCAGGGAGTCCTGGGTCGCGGCCGTGCAGGAGGCCGACGCGCTGCTGGTGCAGGGCGGAGACGTGTGGTACCTGTCCCGCTGGATGCGCGAGTCCGGGCTGGCCGACCTCCTGCCGTCGCTGCGAAGCACCGTGTACGTGGGCATCAGCGCCGGCAGCATGGTCACCGCCCCCGTATTTGGCGAGACGTACGACGATCCGCACGCGCCGTACGTGATCGACCAGGGCCTGGGCCTCGTCGATTTCGCGCTGCTTCCGCATCTGGACCACGCGGACCATCCAGAGAGCACCACGTCGAAGGTGGCCAGGATGGCAGCCGAGGTGCCGGTGCCGACATACGGCATCGACGACCAGACGGCGATCAAGGTCCGGGATGGCCACGTCGAGGTCGTATCCGAGGGCACCTGGAAGGTTTTTGCGCCGTAA
- a CDS encoding helix-turn-helix domain-containing protein, with protein MTQTSNTARTYVDTVTYRPGAVILYPGKSDMLYRVSSGLIRVHTMDDDGNGLTLRYVKPGEYFGEEALAGVNRAYFAEAVTDSSVDVINPALMTAEDNLVVTTHLVRTLERAYESIYRLVGKRLRARIAGELLELKDTALATQLDSGETMIYATHDELAAAVGSVRETVTKVVGELSREGVISAGYGKITLKNEAALGEIAAA; from the coding sequence ATGACCCAGACATCCAACACCGCGCGTACCTACGTCGATACCGTGACCTACCGCCCCGGCGCCGTCATCCTCTACCCCGGCAAGAGCGACATGCTCTACCGCGTGTCCTCCGGCCTGATCCGTGTCCACACCATGGACGACGACGGCAACGGCCTGACCCTGCGCTATGTCAAGCCGGGCGAATACTTCGGCGAGGAAGCCCTGGCCGGCGTGAACCGCGCGTACTTCGCCGAGGCCGTCACGGATTCCAGCGTGGACGTGATCAACCCCGCCCTGATGACCGCCGAGGACAACCTCGTGGTCACCACGCACCTCGTGCGCACGCTGGAACGTGCCTACGAGAGCATCTACCGCCTGGTGGGCAAGCGCCTGCGCGCCCGGATCGCCGGCGAGCTGCTGGAGCTCAAGGACACCGCCCTGGCCACCCAGCTCGACTCCGGCGAGACGATGATCTATGCCACCCACGACGAACTCGCCGCGGCCGTCGGCTCGGTGCGCGAGACCGTCACGAAGGTCGTGGGCGAGCTGTCCCGCGAGGGTGTGATCAGCGCCGGCTACGGCAAGATCACCCTGAAGAACGAGGCGGCCCTCGGCGAGATCGCTGCCGCGTAA
- a CDS encoding branched-chain amino acid ABC transporter substrate-binding protein gives MKKTALSLSVLAALALGTAGAQTTIRIASLSPLSGGQSDLGTQIRNGTQLAVNEYKAQFKKLGFDLQLVPYDDQADPATGTAAARKIAADRQILAVVGTLNSGVAIPSSAALQASHVAMVSPANTANQVTDRGLPNMNRIVARDDAQGGAGANFISGTLKAKKVYVLNDKTAYGEGLSAEVEKALKAKSVNVVANEGTEEKSDFSSIIAKIKLQNPDAIYFGGIYNQVGVFIKQLREAGVTTPVIGGDGLDSSELATIAGAGATNIYFTTVAAPIEALPAAKTFAASYQKTFNDTAQGFGAFGYDAAKVVLQGVLNAIRSNGNKLPTRTQVESAIRKGNFTGLLSGAVSFNSVGDRRAATMYVMNITGGKYKLDSSINVKPAKQ, from the coding sequence ATGAAGAAAACTGCCCTGAGCCTCAGCGTCCTGGCCGCGCTCGCCCTCGGTACGGCCGGCGCCCAGACCACCATCCGCATCGCCTCGCTGAGCCCGCTGTCCGGCGGCCAGAGCGACCTGGGCACCCAGATCCGCAACGGCACCCAGCTGGCCGTCAACGAGTACAAGGCCCAGTTCAAGAAGCTGGGCTTCGACCTGCAACTCGTGCCCTACGACGACCAGGCCGACCCCGCCACCGGCACCGCCGCCGCCCGCAAGATCGCCGCGGACCGTCAGATCCTCGCCGTGGTCGGCACGCTGAACTCCGGCGTGGCCATTCCCTCCAGCGCCGCGCTGCAGGCCAGCCACGTGGCCATGGTCAGCCCCGCGAACACCGCCAACCAGGTCACGGACCGCGGCCTGCCCAACATGAACCGCATCGTCGCGCGTGACGACGCACAGGGCGGCGCCGGTGCGAACTTCATCTCCGGGACCCTCAAAGCCAAGAAGGTCTACGTCCTGAACGACAAGACCGCGTACGGCGAAGGCCTGTCGGCCGAAGTCGAGAAGGCCCTCAAGGCCAAGAGCGTGAACGTCGTCGCGAACGAGGGCACCGAGGAGAAGAGTGACTTCTCCAGCATCATCGCCAAGATCAAGCTGCAGAACCCCGACGCCATCTACTTCGGCGGGATCTACAACCAGGTCGGCGTGTTCATCAAGCAGCTGCGCGAAGCGGGCGTCACGACTCCCGTGATCGGCGGCGACGGCCTGGACAGCAGCGAGCTGGCCACCATTGCCGGTGCGGGCGCCACCAACATCTACTTCACGACCGTCGCCGCGCCCATCGAAGCGCTGCCCGCCGCGAAGACCTTTGCCGCCAGCTACCAGAAGACCTTCAACGACACGGCCCAGGGCTTCGGCGCCTTCGGCTACGACGCAGCGAAGGTCGTGCTGCAGGGCGTGCTGAACGCCATCCGCAGCAACGGCAACAAGCTCCCCACCCGCACGCAGGTCGAATCGGCCATCCGCAAGGGCAACTTCACGGGCCTGCTGTCGGGCGCCGTGAGCTTCAACTCGGTGGGTGACCGCCGCGCCGCGACGATGTACGTCATGAACATCACCGGCGGCAAGTACAAGCTGGACTCCTCGATCAACGTCAAGCCCGCCAAGCAGTAA